The following proteins come from a genomic window of Triticum aestivum cultivar Chinese Spring chromosome 6A, IWGSC CS RefSeq v2.1, whole genome shotgun sequence:
- the LOC123127419 gene encoding probable protein phosphatase 2C 14, with protein sequence MVEAAAGRRSGTSPRRPSGGGEQQLPLVAVALATRVVMVTSAPPAGGGVGGGGAAAGGRCLDDLLGCLLGVLRVLGFPWAASPQRQPRPVSPRGAIPSTADGRRFAAELRRIPGRIAGNGACAVASLYTMQGKKGVNQDAMIVWENFCSRDDTIFCGVFDGHGPYGHLVAKRVRDLLPVKLGADMGTDKGRETPASNMEGNTNEVGLPVNPERKETTTSVAAEQDREYPEIFTTFRTSFLRAFHIMDRDLKLHKNIDCFFSGTTAVAVLKQGHNLIIGNLGDSRAILGTRNEDGQLIAVQLTVDLKPNIPSEAQRIRQRRGRIFALPEEPEVARVWLPKYNSPGLAMARAFGDFCLKEYGLISMPEVSCHRVTEKDEFIVLATDGVWDVLSNTEVVSIISRATSRASAARFLVESANRAWRTRYPTSKIDDCAVVCLFLNTHEADEPSSSAANNLANALEVSGDKHSTVVQLSTGVSADVVNALVKDTNELSFVDAVAKPVTVSDLTKDGSGTKQSII encoded by the exons ATGGTGGAAGCCGCCGCGGGACGCCGGTCGGGTACCAGCCCTCGGCGGCCTAGCGGCGGAGGGGAGCAGCAGCTGCCCCTTGTCGCCGTCGCGCTCGCCACGCGCGTCGTCATGGTCACGTCCGCTCCGCCCGCGGGGGGCGGTGTGGGAGGAGGTGGAGCGGCCGCTGGTGGCCGGTGTCTCGATGACCTTCTCGGCTGCCTGCTCGGCGTGCTCCGCGTGCTTGGCTTCCCGTGGGCCGCGTCCCCTCAGAGGCAGCCGCGCCCAGTGTCGCCACGCGGGGCCATCCCGTCGACAGCGGACGGCCGGCGCTTCGCGGCGGAGCTGAGGCGGATCCCCGGCCGGATTGCTGGCAATGGCGCCTGCGCTGTTGCGTCGCTTTACACGATGCAGGGCAAGAAGGGCGTCAACCAGGACGCGATGATCGTTTGGGAG AACTTCTGTTCAAGAGATGACAccattttttgcggtgtgtttgatggTCATGGACCTTACGGTCATTTGGTTGCTAAGAGAGTGAGAGATCTCCTACCCGTAAAGCTTGGTGCGGATATGGGGACAGATAAGGGTAGAGAGACACCCGCTAGCAACATGGAAGGCAACACAAATGAAGTAGGTTTACCCGTAAACCCAGAGAGAAAAGAAACCACCACTTCTGTTGCAGCTGAGCAGGATAGGGAATACCCAGAGATATTCACAACATTCAGAACTTCATTCTTGCGGGCTTTTCACATAATGGACAGGGATCTGAAGTTACACAAGAATATCGATTGCTTTTTCAGTGGAACTACAGCAGTGGCAGTGCTCAAACAG GGTCATAATCTTATAATAGGCAACTTGGGAGACTCAAGAGCTATCTTAGGCACTAGAAATGAAGATGGTCAGCTCATTGCTGTCCAGTTGACGGTTGATCTCAAACCTAACATTCCAA GTGAAGCACAACGCATCAGGCAACGCAGGGGCAGAATATTTGCACTTCCTGAGGAGCCAGAGGTTGCTCGTGTTTGGCTGCCAAAGTATAACTCACCTGGATTGGCCATGGCAAGGGCATTTGGAGACTTCTGTCTTAAGGAGTATGGTCTAATTTCTATGCCTGAAGTCTCCTGTCACCGTGTCACAGAGAAGGATGAGTTTATTGTGTTGGCGACTGATGGG GTGTGGGATGTGCTGTCAAACACTGAAGTTGTTAGCATCATAAGCAGAGCCACTTCTCGGGCTTCTGCAGCACGCTTCCTGGTTGAATCAGCTAATCGTGCCTGGCGTACTAGGTACCCTACTTCTAAAATTGATGACTGTGCTGTTGTTTGTCTCTTCCTGAATACACATGAAGCAGATGAACCATCTAGTTCTGCAGCCAACAATTTAGCAAATGCTCTAGAAGTTAGTGGTGATAAGCACTCAACAGTTGTCCAACTGAGCACTGGAGTATCTGCCGATGTGGTTAATGCACTTGTGAAAGATACAAATGAGCTATCTTTTGTTGATGCTGTTGCGAAGCCAGTTACTGTCTCAGATTTGACAAAGGATGGTTCAGGCACAAAGCAAAGCATCATTTGA